Proteins encoded within one genomic window of Pseudalkalibacillus sp. SCS-8:
- a CDS encoding F0F1 ATP synthase subunit delta: protein MSKDREAVAKRYAAALFDVVKEKHSLDQVEKELRGVQAVFEENEKLLTIMNHPKISADDKKSLLSKILGSQLSEPVHNTILLMVDRKREAMIPSMVDQYILLANEERGVADATIYSVRLLTEEEKQSISKTFSERINVNELRVENVIDQDLIGGIKVKIGNRIFDGSVNGKLNRIQRQLVSE, encoded by the coding sequence ATGAGTAAGGACAGAGAAGCTGTAGCTAAGCGTTACGCAGCGGCTCTATTCGATGTTGTAAAAGAGAAGCATTCTCTTGACCAGGTTGAAAAGGAGCTTCGCGGCGTACAAGCAGTTTTCGAAGAAAATGAGAAGCTGCTCACAATCATGAACCATCCGAAGATTTCTGCAGATGACAAAAAATCATTGCTTTCAAAAATCCTCGGATCTCAATTGTCTGAACCTGTCCACAATACAATTTTATTGATGGTAGACCGTAAGCGTGAAGCGATGATTCCGAGCATGGTCGACCAATATATCCTTCTGGCGAATGAAGAGCGCGGAGTTGCAGATGCAACGATCTACTCCGTCAGACTTTTGACAGAAGAAGAAAAACAATCGATTTCAAAAACGTTCTCTGAACGTATAAACGTTAACGAGCTTCGTGTCGAAAACGTGATTGACCAGGATCTCATCGGTGGGATCAAAGTGAAGATCGGCAATCGTATCTTCGACGGAAGCGTCAACGGTAAGTTGAACCGAATTCAACGTCAATTAGTCTCCGAGTGA
- the atpF gene encoding F0F1 ATP synthase subunit B, whose product MLFQLLAFIVLLFLLRKYAWGPLMGIMKQREQHISNEINEAETSRKEAQAYLEQQTEALKEARKEAQALIESAKKQGEQQGEDILKAAREEANRMKEAALAEIDREKEQAVQTLRNEVATLSVQIASKVISKELDEKAQEKLVDDYLKEVGEGR is encoded by the coding sequence ATGTTATTTCAGTTACTAGCGTTTATCGTCTTACTATTCTTGCTACGTAAATATGCTTGGGGTCCATTGATGGGCATCATGAAACAACGTGAACAGCATATTTCAAATGAAATAAATGAAGCTGAAACAAGCCGCAAGGAAGCTCAAGCTTACCTTGAGCAACAAACTGAGGCATTGAAAGAAGCACGAAAAGAAGCACAAGCATTGATTGAATCAGCGAAAAAGCAAGGTGAGCAACAAGGGGAGGACATCCTTAAAGCTGCTCGCGAGGAAGCAAACCGTATGAAGGAAGCTGCTCTTGCTGAGATCGACCGTGAGAAAGAACAAGCTGTACAAACATTACGTAATGAAGTTGCAACATTGTCTGTACAAATCGCTTCTAAGGTAATCTCCAAGGAATTGGACGAAAAAGCCCAAGAAAAACTTGTTGATGATTATCTTAAAGAGGTAGGCGAAGGTCGATGA
- the atpE gene encoding F0F1 ATP synthase subunit C, protein MNLIAAAIAVGLAAIGAGVGNGLIVGRTVEGIARQPELRGTLQTTMFIGIALVEALPIIGVVIAFIVLGS, encoded by the coding sequence ATGAATTTAATCGCAGCTGCAATTGCAGTAGGTCTAGCGGCAATTGGTGCCGGTGTAGGTAACGGTCTTATCGTAGGACGTACAGTTGAAGGAATTGCTCGTCAACCAGAATTGCGTGGTACGCTTCAAACAACAATGTTTATCGGTATCGCACTAGTTGAGGCACTTCCAATCATTGGTGTCGTTATCGCGTTTATCGTACTTGGTAGCTAA